A section of the Streptomyces sp. SCL15-4 genome encodes:
- the tatC gene encoding twin-arginine translocase subunit TatC, translating into MLKPARKKERDPEGRMPLADHLRELRNRLAKAMLAIVIVTIVAAFYYNDIINFLTEPILDSVGCRETFAELAKSNGKTQCAEITINGLLAPFTLALQVSLMAGVVAASPIWLYQLWAFVAPGLHRHEKKYAYAFVFTGAPLFFGGAFFAYKLLPTTAKVLIDFTPNGNIKNLLPLDDLLQLVTRMVIVFGLSFELPLLLVMLNLTGVLTGKRMLSWWRAMILGITVFAAVATPSTDPLSMLALAGPIWVLYFAAVAFSLLNDKRRRVREAAGPDDDEASELDLTPEEIDEVEPVAASRALPEQKSTDRVNGYDDVT; encoded by the coding sequence TTGCTCAAGCCTGCCCGCAAGAAGGAGAGAGATCCCGAGGGGCGGATGCCTCTCGCGGATCACCTTCGTGAGCTCCGCAACCGGCTCGCGAAGGCGATGCTGGCCATCGTCATCGTGACGATCGTCGCGGCCTTCTACTACAACGACATCATCAACTTCCTGACGGAGCCGATCCTGGATTCGGTCGGCTGCCGGGAGACCTTCGCTGAGCTGGCCAAGTCCAATGGCAAGACCCAGTGCGCGGAGATCACGATCAATGGTCTTCTCGCGCCGTTCACGCTGGCCCTCCAGGTCTCGCTGATGGCCGGCGTCGTGGCCGCCTCGCCGATCTGGCTCTACCAGCTCTGGGCGTTCGTCGCGCCGGGTCTGCACAGGCACGAGAAGAAGTACGCCTACGCCTTCGTCTTCACCGGCGCCCCGCTGTTCTTCGGCGGCGCCTTCTTCGCGTACAAGCTGCTGCCGACCACGGCCAAGGTGCTGATCGACTTCACACCGAACGGCAACATCAAGAACCTGCTGCCGCTCGACGACCTGCTCCAGCTGGTCACCCGCATGGTGATCGTCTTCGGCCTCTCCTTCGAGCTGCCGCTGCTGCTGGTCATGCTCAACCTCACCGGAGTACTGACCGGCAAGCGCATGCTGAGCTGGTGGCGTGCCATGATCCTCGGCATCACGGTCTTCGCGGCCGTGGCCACCCCGAGCACCGACCCGCTGTCCATGCTGGCCCTGGCCGGGCCGATCTGGGTGCTGTACTTCGCGGCGGTCGCGTTCTCGCTCCTCAACGACAAGCGCCGGCGCGTCCGCGAGGCCGCGGGCCCCGACGACGACGAGGCCTCCGAGCTGGACCTCACGCCCGAGGAGATCGACGAGGTCGAGCCGGTCGCGGCCAGCCGCGCCCTGCCCGAGCAGAAGAGCACCGACCGGGTCAACGGCTACGACGACGTGACCTGA
- the tatA gene encoding Sec-independent protein translocase subunit TatA produces the protein MFGGKIGAPEIILILVVIILLFGAKKLPDMARSLGKSARILKSEAKAMKEEGKTSTPAPGTTDQSSAQRTIQAAPGDVNSSRPVNEPTDSTQR, from the coding sequence ATGTTCGGTGGAAAAATCGGAGCTCCCGAGATCATTCTGATCCTCGTCGTCATCATCCTGCTGTTCGGCGCGAAGAAGCTTCCGGACATGGCCCGCTCGCTCGGCAAGTCCGCCCGCATCCTCAAGAGCGAGGCGAAGGCGATGAAGGAAGAGGGCAAGACCTCCACCCCGGCGCCCGGTACCACCGACCAGTCCTCGGCCCAGCGCACCATCCAGGCGGCCCCCGGTGACGTGAACAGCTCGCGGCCGGTCAACGAGCCGACGGATTCCACCCAGCGCTGA